A window of Dehalogenimonas sp. WBC-2 genomic DNA:
CGCCTTGGCTATCAAGCTGTGTATCCTGGCCGGAGTATTTGTCGAGCCGGTCTCAGTGACCTTCCGCCAGATCGTCGACCCGGCATCGGCGGGCGCCTTATCCGGTCTGGCGATCTTTCTGAGCATGATGTTTACTTTGAACCTGATCATGTTCGTACTAAACCTGATCCCGTTGCCCCCTCTTGACGGTAGCGGTGTCATCGCTTTGTTCATGACGGAAAATACGGCGCGGGCCTATAGGAAGGTAATTGCCAATCCGATGTTCGGTTTTCTGGGACTATTTCTGGTGTGGCAAGTAATCAGCCCGATCATCGAGGCCGTTTTCCCATGGGTAATGAACGTGCTCTACCCCGGCGCAGGCTTCAGTTAGATTAGATATCTATATTGTAGCGAGCTTATATTCAGTAATACTTCTGGTCCGGCTCGATTGTCGAAGTTCAAAAGTCACATCTTGACGTTTTGTTCAGCTAAATCTCCCCTATGCGGGCTTGACGCCAGTTTGGTATCTCTGTAAGTTAAAGTAACTCCTCTCACTCGACGGGACATCGTTCTTTCCAGGAGGTAGCATGCATATTTGGACCAATCGTCCATATGAAGCGATGTGGGATCATTTGGACTTCTTGGCTCAGCCAGCAAATGTTAAACGACTCCTGATGGGTGAGATTGATTCGAAACGTTCATCGCCAGCGCTCGCGAAGTCCATTGCTGAGCGAAAAGCACCACAGGTCGGGTATTCGATCAGACAAGGTCATGAATATTTTAAAGCTGCCGACTCTGTTTCGATCGTGACCAGCCCTTTACTCTATTATTACGGTATGCTCTCCCTCACGAAGGCATTACTCGTAGCGAACAATGAAAGCTTATTTCTTGAGAACCTGAAATATCATGGACTGGACACGCGACCAAAAAATGAATCGCAACGAATCTATTGTGAGGACCCCAGTCTGTGGTCAATCGAAGAGGAGTATGCCAATATTAATGACGGCGTTTTCAAAGAACTGGCAAAATATGTGCACAGGTTTAATTTTCCAAATGACGCAACGATTAAGTATTTTGATCTTCTTGCAATAGAACCCGAAATTTCAAATATGTTCCAACGGTATTATCACATCGAACCCCGCACTCAGTATCTCTATACCGTAGAAGAGCAACAAGATCCTTATAGACTGATGATTTCCCCAAGTACAAATAACTTCGAACAATTTGAAGCCAAGTTCCCGGCCTTCAAAGCCGATTTCGAAAGAAGCAAAGAATTGAAACATGGGGTAGCAATCGAGTATTCCTCAAAGCCTGATCGAGTTACGAAATTCCCGGACTATTTTGGTACGTATCAAACGACCGCAGGGGGGCGTTATATCGTTAACGGACTTCGATATGAAGTAGATAAGATTAAAACCGATAGATTCCTATTCCCTGAAGTGTGCGATTTCATAACCTTTTTTATTCTTAGCACTTGTGTCAGATATAAACAAGAATATTGGAATAGAATTATCGAAGGAAAAGACAATGGAGCTCTTGGAATAATCGCATTATATGTAAATATCGCGAGGAGTAGATTCCCCAATTTTGTTCTTGATCAATTATTCGGAGAGAGGTTTTCTTTCGGGGCGGGCGCTCGCTTAGCTTAATTTCATACATTCCTGACTATCGTATACTCCTCTTACTATCCATAATTGCTTGCCTATAGTAGAAAACACCTATAACATACAGGCACATTAAATTAAGGGAGGCAATCGATCATGATTTGGATATCACTCTGCGTATTAATAGTTCAAATCCTTGTAGCGTTGGTCAGCTACTTTACGATTTATCGACATAGGGTTATTTATGGAATTGAAACTGTAGTATTAAGAATGCCGCATGGCACGAGAAACGATGAATTTGCATTAAGAAAAGAACATATAGACGAAAGACTATCAAGCGGAGTTTTTACTATTCTGCAGGTTGTTGAAAGAGATTCATGTGAATAACCACCAACTTTGACCCGTGTCTCCGCCAAATAACCACAAACATTGACCCGGGTAACCGGTATCATTGACCCACCCTGAAAACCAAATAAGTTACCATTGTCGCAGTCAAAATTGAGGAGCGGCAATGGGATACAAGGAGTTTTCAAGGGTGGAAATAATCGAAATCATACGTCGCTGGCAGGCCGGTGCCAGCGTGCGCGGCCTGGCCCGAGTATCCGGCCTATCTCGGAACACGATAAAGAAGTACATTCAATCGGCCCAGAACTGTGGTTTGACCAGCACCGGGCCGCCGCCGGATGATTCCCAGGTGATCAAGCTGGTGCAGATGAACACCGCCGGTCGCCGCGCGGCGACCGGGTGCCCGACCGAAGAAATACTTGCTCCATGGGTGGACCAGGTGCGGCGATGGCTTCAGGAAGATCGCCTGCTGCTGACCAGGGTGCAGGAGCTGCTGAATCAAAAGGGCTGCCAGGTGGCGTATACTTCGCTCCGGCGCTTTGTGGCCAGGCACGGCTGGGGCAAAGCCAACCAGACCACGGTGCGCATGGCGGACACCATGCCGGGAGAGGTGGCAGAGATGGACTTCGGCCGCCTGGGAATGATCTGGGATCCAGCGAGCAATCGGAAGCGACTCGTCTGGGCGCTGGTCATCGTCCTGGCTTATTCCCGCCACAGCTTTGTTTGGCCGCTGTTCCAACAGCAGCTTAGCGACGTCATCGAAGGACTGGAGGCGGGCTGGGCCTTCTTCAGAGGTCTTCCGCGATTCCTGGTGATCGACAATTTTCCGGCGGCGGTGGCCGGGCCGGATCCACTAGATCCCAAGCTCACCCGCGGTTTCCTGGAATATGCTCAGCATCGAAGTTTCTTCGCCGATCCGGCCCGGGTACGCCATCCCAAGGACAAACCCAAAGTCGAAAACGGCGTGCGCTACGTGAGGGAGCGCTTTTTCAAAGGCGGGGATTTCCGTAGTCTCGCCGACCTGCGCGCCCAGGCCAGAGAGTGGTGCCTGAAAACCGCCGGCCAGAGAGTCCACGGTACCACCCAGCGCCTGCCGCTGGTAGTCTTCCAAGAAGAGGAGCGAGCCAAGCTGGCCACGTGGAACGACGAGCCTTACGACTTGCCTGATTGGAAAACCGTGACCGTCCATCCCGACCACCATATCACCTACAAATACTCCCTGTACTCGGCGCCGAGCGCTTCTTCCCCGCCGGGAACAAAGCTGGAAGTCAGGGGCGACAGCAAGACGGTGCGGCTCTATCGCCGCGGCGTACTGGTCAAAATCCACCCACGGCAGCCGCGTGGCGACCGCGCCACTGATCCTGATGATTATCCGGCCGAGCTGACCGCCTACACCATGAGGTCTCCTAACCATCTGAAGCGCCAACTGGCTGATCTTGGCAACGGCGTCGGGGAGTTTGCCGACCGGTTACTCAGTGGTCCCACGCCCTGGTCCAAGCTTCGCCAGGCACAGAAGATGCTTCGGATGGGAGAGCGCTATACCCCGGTGCGACTCGATGCCGCCTGCCGGCGGGCACTGTCCGTGGATCTCATCGATGTCCGCAGGCTTGAGCGCATCTTGATGGAAGCCCTTGAGAGTGAGCCGGAGATCCAGGTGATGGCCTCATCGCCGCCGCCGGGCCGTTTCGCCCGGCCGGGTAATGTCTTTGCCATCTGCGCCGGAGGAAACTCATGAGCACGACAACCGAACTGACGCCGCTCTTAAAGCGACTCAAATTGGGAGCCATGCTGCCGACGCTGCCGGAACGGCTGTCCCTGGCCCGGCGCGACCAGCTGGATCACGCCATCTTCCTGCAGATACTGCTTTCAGACGAGGTTAACCGGCGCGACACCCGCAATCTTGAAAACCATCTCCAGAAAGCCGGATTCGAGGAGATTTGCCGGCTGCAGGACTTCAACTGGGAGAGCGGCGTCACCATCGACCGGCAACTAGTCGACACCGTCTTTTCACTCGATTTCCTTAACCGACAGGAACACGTGCTTCTGGTCGGCCCGGTCGGTGTCGGCAAGTCTTTCCTGGCCCAGGCCGTCGGCTACACCGCCGTCTGCGCTGGGCACAGTGTCCGTTTCACCCGCGCCGACAACTTCTTCCGGGATCTGGCCCAGTCGCGAGTCGATCACACGCTGGAGAAGACATTCCGCTCCTACCTGTGCCCTGACCTGCTCATCCTCGACGACTTTGGGCTGCAGAAACTGAGCGCCCAGCAATCCACCGACCTTTACGAACTCATCGTGGCCAGGCACCGTAAATCCAGCCTGGTCATCACGAGTAATCGGGCGGTGGACGAATGGCTGGGGCTATTCGACGACCCAATCCTGGGTAACAGCGCGCTGGACCGGCTGGCTAACGCCAGCTACCAGATCGTGATTGAAGGCACCAGCTATCGGCAGAAGCAATCACCGCATCGCCGGAAAGGAGGAGGGAGATTGACGCCATTGACCCTACCCCCGTAATTAGTATCGCCGAGATGTAGAGTCCTCCGCTAAAATAAAGCGTTCAAGGAGGGCTCAATTGATCAGGAAAAGGTTCACCGAAGAGCAAATCATCACCGTGCTCAAAGAGGCCGAAGCCGGGGCTAAAATCGGCGAATTGTGCCGAAAGCATGGAGTCAGTGACGCCACCTACTATAAGTGGAAAGCCAAATATGCGGGTCTTTCCGTTAGTGAGCTTAAACGGCTTAAAACTCTGGAAGATGAAAACCGCCGTCTCAAGCAGATCGTGGCCGACCAGGCGCTTGATAATTGGGCGC
This region includes:
- a CDS encoding mobile element protein produces the protein MIRKRFTEEQIITVLKEAEAGAKIGELCRKHGVSDATYYKWKAKYAGLSVSELKRLKTLEDENRRLKQIVADQALDNWALKELLAKNF
- a CDS encoding mobile element protein, translated to MSTTTELTPLLKRLKLGAMLPTLPERLSLARRDQLDHAIFLQILLSDEVNRRDTRNLENHLQKAGFEEICRLQDFNWESGVTIDRQLVDTVFSLDFLNRQEHVLLVGPVGVGKSFLAQAVGYTAVCAGHSVRFTRADNFFRDLAQSRVDHTLEKTFRSYLCPDLLILDDFGLQKLSAQQSTDLYELIVARHRKSSLVITSNRAVDEWLGLFDDPILGNSALDRLANASYQIVIEGTSYRQKQSPHRRKGGGRLTPLTLPP
- a CDS encoding mobile element protein, coding for MGYKEFSRVEIIEIIRRWQAGASVRGLARVSGLSRNTIKKYIQSAQNCGLTSTGPPPDDSQVIKLVQMNTAGRRAATGCPTEEILAPWVDQVRRWLQEDRLLLTRVQELLNQKGCQVAYTSLRRFVARHGWGKANQTTVRMADTMPGEVAEMDFGRLGMIWDPASNRKRLVWALVIVLAYSRHSFVWPLFQQQLSDVIEGLEAGWAFFRGLPRFLVIDNFPAAVAGPDPLDPKLTRGFLEYAQHRSFFADPARVRHPKDKPKVENGVRYVRERFFKGGDFRSLADLRAQAREWCLKTAGQRVHGTTQRLPLVVFQEEERAKLATWNDEPYDLPDWKTVTVHPDHHITYKYSLYSAPSASSPPGTKLEVRGDSKTVRLYRRGVLVKIHPRQPRGDRATDPDDYPAELTAYTMRSPNHLKRQLADLGNGVGEFADRLLSGPTPWSKLRQAQKMLRMGERYTPVRLDAACRRALSVDLIDVRRLERILMEALESEPEIQVMASSPPPGRFARPGNVFAICAGGNS